In one Silene latifolia isolate original U9 population chromosome 10, ASM4854445v1, whole genome shotgun sequence genomic region, the following are encoded:
- the LOC141607147 gene encoding uncharacterized protein LOC141607147: protein MAIENSATSTTSTPSYACFDDPLFLSPNDQPSLTLASGKFNGTKFLSWKREAYLTLIAKNKECFVDGTCKMPDPTDSKYSQWIRCDLLVRKWISNSLISDIKETVEYAHFAKEMWTDLLKRYGQVNSIEIYQLKKELSGISQENSSLVEYYSKLKRTWETLDSIDPIPMCSCGAMNACTCQLLKRMLTRETQAKLIQFLMGLNGG from the coding sequence ATGGCGATCGAAAATTCAGCTACTTCCACTACATCTACACCATCTTATGCTTGTTTTGATGATCCTTTGTTTCTCTCTCCTAATGATCAGCCTTCTTTAACTCTTGCGTCTGGAAAGTTTAATGGAACTAAGTTTTTGTCCTGGAAACGTGAGGCATACCTTACATTAATTGCCAAAAATAAGGAGTGCTTTGTTGATGGAACCTGTAAGATGCCTGATCCTACAGATTCTAAGTATAGTCAGTGGATTAGATGTGATTTACTGGTTAGGAAGTGGatttccaattctttgatttCTGATATTAAGGAAACTGTTGAATATGCTCACTTTGCTAAGGAAATGTGGACTGACTTGTTAAAAAGATATGGACAAGTCAATAGCATAGAAATTTATCAGTTGAAGAAAGAATTGTCTGGCATATCTCAGGAGAATAGCTCATTGGTCGAGTATTATAGCAAGTTGAAGCGCACTTGGGAGACCTTGGACAGTATAGATCCTATTCCTATGTGTAGTTGTGGTGCTATGAATGCTTGCACTTGTCAGTTGCTTAAGCGTATGTTGACAAGGGAGACACAGGCAAAGCTCATTCAATTCCTCATGGGCTTGAATGGAGGTTAA